The nucleotide window CAAGAGGCCCAAAATTTcagtccataaaaaaaattaaaagaaataaagaaataaagttgCCTCCTCTTAAAAACCCTCTCCTCTTCCCAGTCTGCCTCTTATCCTCAACCCCTCTGAACCCCCTCCACTCCTCTCCTCTTCCAGCTCTCCCCTCCTCTCtctatttctctctcaaaatgTCTGCTGCATCTGCTTTCACCTTCATGCCCCTCTTAATGGCAGAAACATGCCTCTGTTCACTCCCTTCGACTTTCACTTCGAAACCCCCACTTAAATCTCTCCCTATCTCACAAAGACCCAGCAAGCTCCAACTCTCATACTCCCACTCTTTATCACCTTTCTCtctaaaacccaaaacccatCTCTCCTTAACAATCCCGTTTGTAACTCAGACCTCGGATTGGGctcaacaagaagaagaagacaacacCACTATCACTTTAACTGAATCGGAGCAAGAAGAACAAGGAGAATCCAATTGGGTAAATgaagaaagtaatgattttgaAGGTAAAGTATCTGAATGGGAGGCTGAAGGAGAGGATGCAGCTGCTACCGAAGCTATTAGAGGTGAAGGAGAGAGTGGTGACGAGGAGGGATTTGTAGAGCCACCAGAGGAAGCTAAGATTTTTGTAGGGAACTTGCCATATGATGTTGACAGTGAGAAGTTGGCTATGTTGTTTGAACAAGCTGGAACTGTTGAGATTGCTGAGGTAAATAAATGCActtgcttttttgtgttttagagTGTTTCAAGGGTTTTATGGAGGTTTGTTTTGTGGTGTTGTAGGTTATTTACAACAGGGAAACTGATACAAGTCGTGGGTTTGGGTTTGTGACGATGAGTACTGTTGAAGAATCCGAAAAG belongs to Populus nigra chromosome 18, ddPopNigr1.1, whole genome shotgun sequence and includes:
- the LOC133678040 gene encoding 28 kDa ribonucleoprotein, chloroplastic-like encodes the protein MSAASAFTFMPLLMAETCLCSLPSTFTSKPPLKSLPISQRPSKLQLSYSHSLSPFSLKPKTHLSLTIPFVTQTSDWAQQEEEDNTTITLTESEQEEQGESNWVNEESNDFEGKVSEWEAEGEDAAATEAIRGEGESGDEEGFVEPPEEAKIFVGNLPYDVDSEKLAMLFEQAGTVEIAEVIYNRETDTSRGFGFVTMSTVEESEKAVEMLHRYDLDGRFLTVNKAAPRGSRPERPPRVSEPGYRIYVGNLPWDVDSGRLEQIFSEHGKVVSARVVFDRETNRSRGFGFVTMSTESELNDAIAALDGQNLDGRPIRVNVAEERPRRAF